Part of the Paenibacillus aurantius genome, CGCTTTGCTTATGGCCATCCCAGCTCCTATGTTCTGGAGAACAGCTCGCCAGATCCATTTGAAGGGACCTGGGAACTGAAGGGAACATATGATAATGGAGACGGACTTACACCCCAACAGGGGTTGCTGAATACGCAAAGCTATGGACTGCCTACCGGCTTTGTCACCATCCATGGGCAGAGATACCTTACCTACACCAAATATTTCTATTTTATAGATCCAAAAACGGGAAAAGAGAGATTTGATGAATGTCCCACGATTGTCAAAATGAAAAACCCGTGGACATTGGAAGGCGAAGAGATTACGTTAGCCAGGCCGACATACGACTGGGAGAAGTATGTTGATAATGTTAATGAAGGCGCAGCCGTGGTGGAGCGAAACGGAAAAGCGTATTTTGCCTATTCCGCCAGCAGCTACACGAGTGATAACTATGCTATCGGCCTGTCTTGGGCCGATCTGGACCAAAGTGTGGAGAATGAAGCGGCATGGAATAAACATCCCGAACCGATCATGAAACGTTCGGATGAAAACAGTTCTTATTCGACAGGCTCGCCGTTATTCCTGAAATCCGAAGACGGGACAGAGGACTGGATTACATACCATGGCATACCCACACATAGTCAAGGCGGCAAGAACAGAGAGGTTCGCGCCCAGCGGATCAATTGGGACGACAATGACTTCATCAATCTGGGCATCCCTTCCAACCCCGGCACCGTGCTTAGCCGCCCCTCCGGGGAGGAGAAGAGCGAAATCTATGAAGCGGAATACGCGCAATTATCAGGGGCTGTAAGAGCAACCATGAACAGCATCTATGCCTCGTCCGGCCGATATGTCCGGTACAGCAATAGCAATGACAGCGACTATGTAGAGTTTACAGTCAACACTAATGCAGGGGGGATTTACTCGCTGGACTTCCGTTACAACAACAATACGACAGAACCGGTCAACATGACATTGGGCGTGAACCAGGAGGCTCCCACGGCGCTTGTATTTCCGTCTAATGCTGGACCGGAGAACAAGCTGAACTTCGACTTAAAAACCGTTCACAACATCCGGCTGAATGACGGCAGCAACATCGTACGTCTTTCCGGCAAAAGCGCTTTGGGGCTGGATGCAATCATTGCCAAGAAAAGTGTCTTGTATGAAGCGGAGAGCGCAGAGTTGTCCGGCGGCACGGGAATTGCTCAAGATCATACGGGATATAGCGGTTCAGGCTTTGTCAGAGGGTTCACGAAGCCGAACGCGGCGATCAGCTTTACAGTAAACGCTCCTCACGCGGGCAGCTATTCGGTCAAGCTGGCTTATGGAGCTGGGACCGGGGAAGATCGAACTTTGTCCATGTATGTGAATGGCACCAAGATCAAACAAGTCAATTTCTTCGGTCTGAAGAAATGGGACAAGTGGGCCGATAGATATGACAATGTATTCCTGAAGGAAGGAAGCAATGTCATCACCTATAAGCGTGACGGAGGCGATCCGGCGAATGTCAATCTGGACTATATCTCCGTTACCGAAGCGGCGACCTGGACGTATGAGGCGGAATCCGCCAAAACGACAGGTGGAGCGGATGCCAGGGTCGTTCAGGCTCAGCATGGAAATACGGGAATCGGTTATGTGAGTGGTCTTTCCCAATTGAACTCGTCCGTGGAATTCTCTGTGGATATCGAGTATGCGGCTTCCTACGATCTCAAGCTGCGGTACGCCACAGAACAGGGCGGCAAAACATTGTCGCTGGAGGTGAATGGCACGCCTGTGCAGGACATGGTCTTTCCCTACTCCGGAGGTGTCAAGGTGTGGAAGGAACAGATTGTAACCGTTCCCCTGAACAAAGGGAAAAACAGCATCACTTATAAGAATGCGGACGGAGATTCAGGTGTTATCCATATCGATCATATTCATCTGAATAAGCGCACACCCTGGAAATATCAGGCAGAAGCAGCAACCCTCTCAGGCACGGTGGGCATCGGAAGAGACCGTCTATGGTTTGAAGGCAACGGTTATGTCGGATTATTCCAGAAAAAAGGGGATTCTATCGGGTTTGAGGTGAATGTCCCCTATACAGCGGCCTACACGTCAACCTTGCGCTATTCGGGTGTACAATCGTCGAATCGAACCATGAGCATGTATGTGAACGGCAAACGGATCAAACAAGTTTCCTTGCCGCCGACAGAGAATTGGGATACCTGGACGGACGCGACCGAGACGGTCAATTTGGAAGCGGGGAAGAATAGTATTGAATTCCGCCGTGAGGAAGGGGATACCGGACAGCTCAATATAGACAGCCTGATCCTGGATAAATTCAGCGGAGGCTTCATCAGCACGAAGGCTAGGGAACTTACCCCCGAGAAGATGGTGAAAATCCAGCCGAAGCATAGCGGCAAGGCGCTGAGTGTGGCCGGTGAGAAGTTCAATCAAGGAGCAGCCGTTATCCAATATTCCAATGGCGATACCAATAGTCAATTGGTGCGATTCCTGGATCTGGGGACAGGTTATTACCGGATCCTAGTTATGCGTGGCGCACGCTTCCTCGATATCAAGCCTGATTCAGATAGTCAAGAACTTATTCTAAATCAGACCATTGAAGCTGCCCCCACTCCCTCCGATACGGAACAGTGGCGTCTGGAAAAGGATGGCGATTATTACAAAGTGATCAACAAAAGCAACGGAAAGGTGATTACGGTCAATGAAGCATCCAAAGGAAACAACGCTGTTCTGCGGTTGGCTGATGACGAGGGGAAAGACAACCAGCGGTTTAAGATTGAGCTGCGCAACCTTTATGACACTACATTCCACGCGGTGTCGGACATTACTGCTGTCCCGGCGGCAGTGCAGGCAGGACAGAAGCTGACCCTCTTCGGAACAGTCTCACCGGATTGGGCTACGCGCAAGAGCATCACCTGGAGCATCAAGGATGCCGGGCAAACAAGAGCCACCCTAGATGGGAATGTGCTGTCCGCGACAAGAGCGGGAACAGTCGTTGTCACCGCTACGATTGAAGAAGGAAGCGAGAACGGCGTGAACTACTCCAAGGACTTCACAATTACTGTCTCCAAGAAGGACGCGGATGTTAATCCTGAAAAGGCCACCTATGATCTCTATGTTCCCGGGGGTGTAAGCGCCAGCATCATATGGAATGAAGCCAAGTCTGTGACCGGGGTGGTATACGCAGCAACAGTAAAAGGTGTCGTTTACAATGGCACATTGGGAACGGATGGTTATACGGTCAGCGGAGATAAGTTGACCATCAAGCGCGAAACTATGGCCGCACTGGGGGTGAAGAGCGGTGATAAGGCGGACTTCTCTATCCTATTTAATCTTGGGAATCCGGCTGTGCTCAGTGTCAATGTGGTGGACAGCGTTGCTTTGACCAGCCATAGCATCACAGCGGCAACAGAGGGACACGGCACTGCTATCGCCGATGTATCATCGGCGGTCAAGGATACGGCGATTGCCGTTCCAGCAGATAAGAAGGGCGAATTTGGCAACTCATCAGGGCTGAATGGCGGTGCTTAGACAGTTCGTTTCGCGGGGGAATCCTTTGGCTTCTCCAGGTGAACAGGAACGCCATAGACAACAGGATGATATGATTCCAAGGAGGATTGCACATGGTCAAAAAAAAATTCAGACATTATCTGCTTTGTCTCGCAGTACTGCTGATGCTGCCGCAATGGAGCGGAGTGGCTGCGGCGGCAGAGCCGATGTCAGCTAAGCCGGATTCGGCGTCTGAGCAGGAGGGAAAGAATGTGTCGGATTTCTACAATGTCATCATGCAGACAGGAGCCGATCCCTGGGTTTACAAGCACACGGACGGCTATTACTACAACGCATTTGCCAACTCCAGCGGCATCATGATCCGAAGAGCGAAGACCATCACCGGCATTGAGGCGGGGGAGAGGAGCCTGGCCTGGACACCGGTTAAGGGCACCATGTACAGCTCCAATGTGTGGGCGCCGGAAATGCATTATCTCAAGGATACCGACGGCAAATCCAAATGGTTTATTTACTTTGCGGCTGACAACGGAACCAACGCAAATCACCGCATGTACGTGCTGGAGAACGCCAGTGAAAATCCGCTGACCGGCACCTGGGTGTTCAAAGGGAAGATTGCCGATTCTACCGACCGTTGGGCGATCGATGGCACGGTGCTGACTGTAAATGAGAAGCACTATTTCATCTGGTCCGGTTGGGAAGAAACGGACGGGAGCTTCCAGAATCTATATATTGCGCAGATGAGTGATCCGCGAACCATCAGCTCGGAACGGGTATTGCTCTCGACGTCTGAATATGATTGGGAATCGTCCCCGGCCAGAATCAACGAAGGCCCCGAGGTTACGATCAAGGGCGACACGATCAATCTGATCTATTCCGCAAACGGAAGCTGGACAGACAGTTACTGTCTTGGGGTCATTACGGCCAAGATCGGCGACGATTTGATGAATCCCGGCTCCTGGGTGAAAAAAGACAGGCCGATCTTCTCCAGCGCCAATGGCGTTTACGGCCCGGGCCACCACAGCATCGTCACGTCCCCTGACGGTTCAGAGGACTGGATCATCTACCATGCCGCCCGCTGGCCGGGATCGGGATGGACCCGTAAAGTCCACACGCAGAAGTTCACGTGGAACGCAGACAATACGCCGAATCTGGGGGAGCCGGCCGATCCGAACACACCGATTGAAAGGCCTTCGGGCGAGCCGCTGCGGAAGCGCTATGAAGCGGAAAACGGGCTGCTGGTGAAGGATCCGAGCGGTGAAACTTCTCCCGCTGTCCGGATGGAAAGCACCGCTTCCGGCGGAATGAAGATCGCCAACATCAAGAACGCCAAAGATTATGCCCAGTTTACCGTAAACGTGCCGGAGACGGGATTTTATATGCTGTCCGTGCGCAATGCCAACGGATCACCCAATGCGGCCGATGCCTCCCATATCTTGTCGGTCAACGGGAGCTCCGGCGCCAATTTGAACATTGTCTATTCCGGTACGAATCGTTGGGGGCTCTCCACGGCGAAAGTCTATCTAAGGGAAGGTAACAATATTCTCCGCTTCTCAAAGGGGAACAACCTTGCCGAAATTGACAGCCTGGATCTATTTAAGCTGGATGCATCGGAAATGTTATTCGATGCCCCGGGGTACACGTTGGGGCTCGGTGAAAGTCGCAGCTTGCCCCTGTATAACGTAACAGGCACTACCTATACCGCTGTTGACACAGGAGCCATCTTCAGTTCTTCCGATACGAAGGTTGCCGTTATTGACGGTGGGGTTAGGGTTAAGGCTGTAAGTGCGGGCAGTACCACAATCACCGGGACATATAACGGGAAAACGGCTACAGCCACGGTTACCGTTGCAGCGGAGCTTAAAGCGGTGCAGGCCGTTGCCATCGGCGGCTTGCCAAGCATCCTGACTATCGGGCAGAAAAGCGGACCATTGCAGGTAACCGCACGTTATAACAATTATGAGATGCAGAATGTGACAGCGGCTGCCCAGTATACCAGCAGCGATCCTGGGGTGGCCAGGGTGGAATCGGATTCTGTGACCCAATCGGTGTATGCGATTAAACCGGGCACAGCTCTTATTACAGCCGAATACAACGGAAAGAAAGCTGCGTTCAGCTTGACCGTTATTGCAGCTTCCGATGCGGTTCAGGTTGCTTCCGTAGAGAAGATTCCTTCCGGAGTGGCTCCTAGGCAGCCCGGCGTTGTTGATGTTGTCTACAACAGTCAGTCGAAGAAGGCAGAGATTGTCAGCTGGGAGCCGGAGGGACTTGACTTCAGCTCCCTGGGCACTGTTCAGGTGCCTGTCACACTAAAGCTAGATGGCCACGATTTTCCTTCCACCGTTGCCGTAAATGTTATTCCGGGATGGGGCCTCGATGAGATTGTGAATCAACTCCGCAGCAAGCTGGCGAATTTCTCCTATCCTTTGGGCGACGGGCTTGGCAACTATAGCCAATCCAAGTATGATGCGTTCGTGGCCGAAGTGAACAAGGCGGAAGAGATGGCTGTAAACGCCGATCTGAGCAAAGAGCAGTTTGACGAGGAGCTGGATAAGCTTGCTCAAGCGGAAGAAGCTTTATTAGGTTCGCTGAACAGCATTCAGAACGGCGTAATCTATAACGCTTACCGGGATTTCTCCGGCGATACGGTTGGCAAGTACCCTTATGGCATTACCACCGAGGATCTGACCAATGGCGCTACCGCCACGGTACAGGAAGAGGCCGGGAATAAATTCCTACGGCTGACCACAACCGCTACATCGGGCAAGGCAAACCTATTCCTGCCGTATGCAGGCGAGGTAAAGGCTGAGGCAGATCAGCGTATCGTCATCGAATACCGCGCCAGACTAAACACTAGCTTCCAATACGCCAATAGCGCCATGGTGCGAAATGACAGCGGCACAGGCAATTATTCCATGGTTACAGCCTTTGATACGGGGAAAATTATAGTCCAGAATGGACCATCCACCAAGGTCAAGGTCAAAGACTCTCAGTTAAATAAATGGTACAAAATCAAAATGGTGGCAAACTGGGACGCCAAGACTTATACCGTCTATATAGACGATGTTGAGGTGGCCACGGACTACAACTTCCGACACACAGGCGGCGACAAGCTGACAGCCCAGCGGTTCGGCATCGATGGCTATGCCAACGCCTCCATCGACTTTGACGATTTCAAAGCGATGGTTATCGGAGGACCGAAGGCTGCGCCCGAGGGGCTCAATCACACCGATGAAACAGCGGTTGGGGCCAACGATGGACGTATCACCGGGGTCAACCCCTCCATGGAGTGGTCCTCCGACAATGGCAGCACTTGGTTGAGGGTAGAAGGGGATACGATCGCCAATCTTTCTCCCGGGACTTATTGGGTTCGTTACTCTGAGACGGATACCCATAAAGCTAGTCCCCCTGTGGGTTTGACCATTGCAGTCTATACTCAGCATGTCATCGGGGTGAGCCTGAATCAGACCACTGCCCAACGGTATACCAACCATGGGGACTCGACTATCCAGCTTATCGCAAAGGTGGAACCCGCTGACGCAGCCAACAAAGCTGTGTTCTGGAGCAGCTCCAATCCGGCAGTAGCTACCGTGGATGGAAATGGGCTTGTGACGGTGCATGCCGCAGGTACAGCTGTTATTACGGTAACCACGGAAGACAGCGGTTACAGCGATACATGTACAGTAACCGTAAGCTTGTACACTGATTCGGAAAATCCGGGGACTCAGCCAGTCCATGTGACGGGTGTAAGCCTTAAGCAGACCACCGCCCAACGATATACCAACCATGGGGCTTCGACAGTCCAGCTTAACGCCAATGTGGCACCCGCTAACGCAGCCAACAAGACGGTGTCCTGGAGCAGTTCCAATCCGGCTGTAGCTACCGTGGATGGACATGGGCATGTAACCGTTCATGCCGCAGGTACAGCAGTTATTACTGTAACGACTAATGACGGCGGCTACACAGCTCCTTGTGTTGTTAGTGTGGGTGTATATCTAAAGGACAGCGGTAAAAGCGGCGTAGATATCCAAATTGGCGGCAGTAATCTCACTATCCCAACTACACCCTGAAGCTTCCATTACCCGGGAACAACTGATTACTGTTCTGCACCGTTACGCCGGACAGACTGCTGCAAGCAGCAGTGGCAGGAGCTTTGCGGACGCAGGCAAAACAAGGAGCCAAGCGGGAACATCCGCCCGGCTCCTTGTTTTTTGCTTTACGCTCCCGGCTTTAATGGTCCGATGAATCCGGGAAACTCCTGCTGATTGGAAGGAGAAACAAAAATCGCACAGAAAGACCTAAAGATTTTTAAGGCCCGGAATGGACGAACCGCGGTACATTATAAGCATCACATCCAACAAAAACTTTCAGTAGGAAAGAAGGGAAACCATGAAAACAACGCCTGCCGCCGTAGGAACGGATAGAGCACCGGCAGCGAAAGAGGCTTTTTACCAGACAAAGCGGTTTCGGCAGAATATTCCGCTATTTGTCATGCTTATACCGGGAGTGCTTTATTATCTGATATTCCGCTACTTGCCTATGGGCGGTCTTGTGATTGCTTTCAAGAACTACAATTTTCGCGATGGCATATGGTCAAGTCCGTGGGTCGGCTTGAAGTATTTCGAGATTCTATTCCAGTCCAACGTCACGCTGCAAATTATCTGGAATACCCTTAACCTGAGCGTACTGAGCCTGATCTTCGGGTTCCCTGCGCCGATTATTATTGCCATTGCCTTGAATGAGGTCCGGAAGAGCTGGCTGAAGCGCTGGATTCAAACCATTATTTATCTGCCTCATTTTTTGTCCTGGGTTATCGTTGCAGGCATTATCCTGACTCTGTTCTCCATTGACGGAGGCACCATCAACAAGCTGCTGGGCCAATGGGGGATGGAGCCTGTGCCTTTCCTGTACCGCTCGAACTCATGGATCGCCATCTTTATCGGCTCCGGCATGTGGAAGGAGATGGGCTTCAGCGCTATTATCTATCTCGCCGCTATCTCCGGCATTGACCCCAGTCTGTACGAATCCGCAGGGATGGACGGCGCAGGCAAGCTTAGGCAGATTTGGCATATCACCCTGCCAGGCATCCGTCCTACGATTATCCTGCTGCTGATTCTTGGAATGGGCCGTCTGATGGAGGTAGGATTTGACCAGGTTTACAATTTGCAGAATCCCACAGTCCTGCAGAAAGCGGAGGTCATCAGCACCTACGTGTACAAAGTGGGGCTGCAGCAGGCCCAGTTTGGCCTGACTACAGCCATGGGCTTGTTTGAATCCTTTGTCGGTCTGGTGCTTGTGCTGTCGGCTAATGCATTAGCCCGTAAATTCGATCAGGGCTTATTCTGAAGAAAGGAGGGAAATCCTCTTGAGGGAATCCACAGGCGGAAAAATTTTTGTAATCTTTATTCACGTGGTATTGATCATCATTTCACTCACCTGCATTCTGCCTTTCCTGCATCTGATTGCGCTGTCCATAAGCTCAGGGCATGCGGTTGACCTGGGTCAAGTCTGGTTCTGGCCGGTGGGGCTTGATTTCACCGTTTACATATACTTTTTTGAGAATACACCGGCCTTACGCGCCTTTACCAACAGCGTGATCATTACCTTATGCGGAACGGCCTTGAGCATGCTGGCCACGGTGCTGACGGCCTATCCCTTATCCCGCCGTTACCTCTACGCCCGCAAACCGATCACAACGGCCGCATTGTTCACCATGCTCTTCAGTGGAGGGATGATCCCTACATATCTGGTCATGAATAGCCTGCATTTGACCAATACTTACTGGTCCCTCTGGTTTGGCGGGCTGATCAGCACCTATAATATGCTGATTATGAAAAGCTATTTTGAGAGCATCCCGGGAGAAGTGGCGGAATCCGCCCAGATTGATGGCTGCGGCGAGGTCCAACTGCTCATGCGCATCATACTGCCCTTGTCTCTTCCCATGTTGGCTACGCTGACGTTATTCTACGGAGTGGGCTACTGGAACATGTTCATGAGCGTTATTCTTTACATCAATAAGACGAATTTGCAGAATCTTACTGTTATCGTTCAGGGGATGTTGCAAATTCAGGGGAACTTCAATATGTCGGCCATGGATATGATGCAGCAGCAGGAAATGGTATCCGAAAAGCTGAAAGCGGTTGGGGTTGTGGTTATGGTTGTGCCTATGCTGGTGGTATATCCGTTCCTGCAGAAATATTTTGTCAAAGGCATTATGCTTGGCTCTATCAAGGGTTAGCGGCAACAAGGAAATGTATCATAGATTGATGAGGGGGATTCCACATGTTTGGACAAACATTGGCACCAAAAATGAAGATTACGTTAGCGCTGGGACTGTCGGCGGTTATGGCAGCAGGGGCAGCTGGTTGCAGTCAAAAGGAAGAAGGGACAGAAGGGCAAGCTGAAGGAAAAGCCACAATTACCGTTTCCAACTATGACAGGGGCAATATTCCCGCAGCGGAGGGAACGGTTGAGGACAACCGTTGGACCAAGTGGATCAATGAGCATTCTCCCGTTACGGCCAAGTTTGTGCCGGTGGCCCGGGCAGAGGCAGTCAAGAAGCTGAATGTGTTGTTCGCATCGGGCAGTGCGCCGGATATTGTCAATGATTATGATACGGGGTTCCGGAATTCCCTGTACCAGCAGAAGCAATTGATGCCTCTGGACGATTACTTGCAATATGCCCCTGAATACCAGAAGCTGCTGGAGAAGTACCCCCAGCTTCGCAAAATAGGCACCAAGCCGGACGGCAAGCTTTACGAAATTGGTAAAATTAATGAGCCCCATCTGCAGAGTGTAGCCTTTATCCGGATGGATTGGCTGAAAAAGCTGAAGCTTGAGGTTCCGAAGACCACCGACGAATTGCTTGTCGTTCTGAAAGCATTCGTTGAGCAGGACCCTGACGGCAACGGGAAGAAGGATACTTATGGAACCAATATGAGCTACACCTCGGACGGCATGGTGGATTCCATGTTCGGCTCGTACGGCTGGAAAATCTCCAATGATGACAAAATTATCAGAACTTGGGATAATACGCTGGAGTCTCTTAAGTTCAAGAAAAGGTTATTTGAGGAAGGGCTTATCGATAAGGATTACCTGGCGGACAAGAATGGAGCCAAAGCCAAGCAGGATTATCTGAACGGAAAAATAGGCGTTTATCTTCCTCCTGTTGTCAGCAACTGGTTTGAGAGTACGGTAACGGACGTCAAAACGCTCCGCAAGATTGTTCCGGAGGCGGAGATTGCGCCAATGGCGCAGCCCAAGTCTTCCATGGGGCAATTCGTTCACCATGTGGTCAATCCGGTTCAAATGACCACGGTGATCAATGCCGCGGCCAAAAATCCCAAGGCTGCTATGGAATATATTAACTTCATCATCAAGCCGGAGAACAGTCTGATTCTGAAAAAAGGTATGGAAGGAGAGCATTGGAAAAAAGGTGCGGACGGTTTTCCCAAGGTCATTGATCCTGCGAAGAATGCCAAGGAACTGGATTGGGCCATGGACTACTCCATGTTTTACTCGATCCCAGAGAATCCGCTTCTGATTTCCACCACTGCGTTCGACATGAGTGATCCTGACCAGAAGGCTGGTCTGGACATGTTGAAGAAAGCCGACGAGTTTCTGCTTAATCCCGAGGCCCAGTATCCCGCGCTGAGTCACTATGAGCATATGCCTACCCTGTCGAGCGAGTTGGTAGTGATCAATACCAATATCGACAAGGAAATGAAGGACATCTATACCAAAGGCATTATCGGCGGGGCCCCATATACCCCTGAGCAGGCCATTGTAGATGCCAAAGCTGCCTGGGAGAGAGGCGGCGGCAAACAGATAGAAGAATTCATGAATACCTGGTATAAAGAAAATAAGGGCAGAGCCTTCCTAGGTAAGGATATCCTGGAGTTGGTCCGCTCCCAACACAAGTAAGGGCTGAAGGGCCTGGAATAGGATAAATGCGGACTTGGTTCGGCAAAGGCCGGGCCAAGTTTGCTTTCGGAACATTTTATATGAGGAGGAGTATAGGAATCATGACAAATGAAATGCTGCTTCAAAAAATCGGACTAGTAGTGGACAAGCTTATGAATCTGGGCGGCAGCGACTATGAAAAGGATAAAACCGTGGTCCAGGCCGATACAAGAAAAGGAATTGTCCAGCGGGATTTCGGAATTGAAGAATGGGACTGGCCCCAGGGCATCGGTCTTTATGGTCTGTACAAGCTGCAGGAGTATTACAGCGATCACCGCTATATAAAGTTTTTTCAGAACTGGTATTCCCGCAATTTTGAGGTTGGTCTGCCGTCAAAAAACATTAATACGACCGCCCCTTATCTGGCTCTGGTTCTGCTCCTAGATCAGCTTGAGCCTTCCAACCAGCTGGAACAGTTATGCCGGGATCACGCGGACTGGCTCGTTCATGAGCTGCCCAAGACCAAGGAAGGCGGCTTCCAGCATACAGTCACTGCCATTGGCAACCGGGATGGAATCCACTTGCACAATGGGCAGTTATGGATTGATACGCTCTTTATGGCGGTTCTGTTTCTGAACCAGGCCGGGCGCAAGTTCAATCGGCCGGAGTGGGAGCAAGAAGCAGTACACCAGATTTTGCTCCATATCAAGTACTTGTTCGACAAACATACCGGACTGTTCTTCCACGGCTGGAGCTTCGAGCGCAATGATAATTTTGGCAGCATCTTCTGGTGCCGCGGCAATTCCTGGTTCACCTACGGCCTCGTCGATTACCTGGAAACTTGCCAGGATACGATGAACCCGGGTGTCCGTCAATTTCTGGTCGATACGTATAAGGCTCAGGT contains:
- a CDS encoding extracellular solute-binding protein; the encoded protein is MFGQTLAPKMKITLALGLSAVMAAGAAGCSQKEEGTEGQAEGKATITVSNYDRGNIPAAEGTVEDNRWTKWINEHSPVTAKFVPVARAEAVKKLNVLFASGSAPDIVNDYDTGFRNSLYQQKQLMPLDDYLQYAPEYQKLLEKYPQLRKIGTKPDGKLYEIGKINEPHLQSVAFIRMDWLKKLKLEVPKTTDELLVVLKAFVEQDPDGNGKKDTYGTNMSYTSDGMVDSMFGSYGWKISNDDKIIRTWDNTLESLKFKKRLFEEGLIDKDYLADKNGAKAKQDYLNGKIGVYLPPVVSNWFESTVTDVKTLRKIVPEAEIAPMAQPKSSMGQFVHHVVNPVQMTTVINAAAKNPKAAMEYINFIIKPENSLILKKGMEGEHWKKGADGFPKVIDPAKNAKELDWAMDYSMFYSIPENPLLISTTAFDMSDPDQKAGLDMLKKADEFLLNPEAQYPALSHYEHMPTLSSELVVINTNIDKEMKDIYTKGIIGGAPYTPEQAIVDAKAAWERGGGKQIEEFMNTWYKENKGRAFLGKDILELVRSQHK
- a CDS encoding glycoside hydrolase family 88/105 protein, with protein sequence MTNEMLLQKIGLVVDKLMNLGGSDYEKDKTVVQADTRKGIVQRDFGIEEWDWPQGIGLYGLYKLQEYYSDHRYIKFFQNWYSRNFEVGLPSKNINTTAPYLALVLLLDQLEPSNQLEQLCRDHADWLVHELPKTKEGGFQHTVTAIGNRDGIHLHNGQLWIDTLFMAVLFLNQAGRKFNRPEWEQEAVHQILLHIKYLFDKHTGLFFHGWSFERNDNFGSIFWCRGNSWFTYGLVDYLETCQDTMNPGVRQFLVDTYKAQVNALVPLQAVSGLWHTVLQDPTSYEEVSGSAAIAAGILKGIKAGILDSSYQAVADMAIQAVCQNISGDGTVLNVSAGTGMGMDKDHYKNITIMPMAYGQSLALIALYEALK